In Scylla paramamosain isolate STU-SP2022 chromosome 30, ASM3559412v1, whole genome shotgun sequence, the following are encoded in one genomic region:
- the LOC135115941 gene encoding zinc finger protein 362-like has protein sequence MGVLKGKYARCPLKKRPLSLDYEEPAEGGVDEQTEPEDLSIRCGNEAPPTPLPQSPHTRVQNTRSPDKLQQSAGTDARDGRCPGQGRSVRMEATCSVDLVTQAPQDTRQEGNASVRRSTPPPSTPAPPDSHCMAKLASPGPGAESQHVRAMQALATRLDVRPSATPVSSGDGHLDTTKPGEYSPHSDPRDTVRLQQLSPSSGLASRAPLVPGWDTSRIDGGGFGQAVGPAGPLGTRPQGFPEVTEANRAPEHNLSPVSASRPHRPWLTDDPPRQNVLRAFPSVPTLPPPERQRHLIAASNLWNGMVPLTWPLPHMLPPNPPPLPGRQSRECGSPGSESASSEGSSGGGRGDARYSCTDCGKSYSTYSGLSKHKQFHCAALGAKSFACKHCEKVYTSLGALKMHIRTHTLPCKCQLCGKAFSRPWLLQGHIRTHTGEKPFQCPQCDRCFADRSNLRAHLQTHADVKKYACGTCHKTFSRMSLLNKHTEAACPAMHRPSHP, from the coding sequence CGGAGGGAGGCGTGGACGAGCAGACGGAGCCCGAGGACCTCAGCATCAGGTGCGGGAACGAGGCGCCTCCCACTCCCCTTCCTCAGTCTCCCCACACGCGCGTGCAGAACACACGCTCACCAGACAAGCTTCAGCAGAGTGCAGGCACTGACGCGCGGGATGGACGCTGCCCTGGACAGGGTAGAAGCGTCAGGATGGAGGCCACGTGCTCGGTGGACCTCGTCACTCAGGCGCCTCAAGACACGCGGCAAGAAGGAAACGCGTCTGTCAGACGGTCAACGCCGCCGCCCTCCACTCCTGCTCCCCCTGATTCTCACTGCATGGCCAAACTGGCATCACCAGGGCCGGGTGCTGAGTCCCAGCACGTGCGCGCTATGCAGGCCTTGGCCACCCGCCTTGACGTTCGACCTTCTGCCACACCTGTCAGCAGTGGCGATGGTCACCTGGACACCACGAAGCCCGGGGAGTACAGTCCCCACAGTGACCCGAGAGACACCGTCAGGCTACAGCAACTCTCTCCCAGTTCCGGGTTGGCGTCCCGTGCACCACTCGTCCCTGGATGGGACACCTCGCGCATCGACGGGGGAGGTTTCGGCCAAGCCGTTGGGCCAGCAGGACCCTTGGGGACACGTCCACAAGGATTTCCTGAGGTCACAGAGGCAAATCGAGCTCCAGAGCACAACCTCTCCCCAGTAAGCGCGTCACGCCCACACAGACCGTGGCTGACCGACGATCCACCGCGGCAAAATGTTCTGCGGGCTTTTCCCAGCGTGCCCACCCTCCCGCCCCCTGAGCGGCAGCGACACCTCATTGCTGCATCCAATCTGTGGAACGGGATGGTGCCCCTGACCTGGCCGCTACCCCATATGCTGCCGCCCAACCCGCCGCCCTTGCCGGGCCGACAGTCCAGGGAATGCGGCTCGCCGGGGTCAGAGTCAGCGTCTAGTGAAGGCAGCAGCGGCGGGGGTCGCGGGGACGCGCGGTACTCGTGCACTGACTGCGGCAAGTCGTACTCCACCTACTCCGGCCTCAGCAAGCACAAACAGTTCCACTGCGCCGCCCTCGGGGCAAAGTCGTTCGCGTGCAAGCACTGCGAGAAGGTGTACACGAGCCTGGGCGCCCTCAAGATGCACATCCGCACGCACACGCTGCCCTGCAAGTGTCAGCTGTGCGGCAAGGCTTTCTCACGCCCCTGGTTGCTGCAGGGACACATCAGGACCCACACGGGGGAGAAGCCCTTCCAGTGCCCGCAGTGTGACCGCTGCTTCGCGGACCGCAGCAACCTGCGGGCCCACCTCCAGACCCACGCTGACGTCAAGAAGTACGCGTGCGGCACCTGCCACAAGACCTTCTCCAGGATGTCGCTGCTCAACAAGCACACCGAGGCTGCCTGCCCCGCTATGCACAGGCCGAGCCACCCGTGA